A DNA window from Fragaria vesca subsp. vesca linkage group LG3, FraVesHawaii_1.0, whole genome shotgun sequence contains the following coding sequences:
- the LOC101291217 gene encoding (-)-alpha-pinene synthase-like: MSFQAAIVTPNAKPEIVHRTANYHPSIWGDRFIKCDSEDNITRVLRQQQVEELKAVVKREVFKNQATDFSHQLKLIDAIQCLGVAYHFETEIEETLEHTEARDNTHAKYHDYDGDLYNVSLGFRLLRQHGYNVSCDIFNKFKDANGSFNECLIDDVPGMLSLYEAAHLRVRGEEILDEAVVFTTTNLEKVTTGVSYPLAAQVTQALHRPLRKDLERVCARRYMSIYQNEASHNEALLKLAKLDFNLVQSLHKEELSEITKWWKELDFARKLSFARDRMVELYFWIVGVYFEPHYSSARKILTKVIALVSVMDDIYDAFATFEELDIFTAAMERWDIKCMDDLPDYMQIFYSALLNVVSEIEEELAKEGKSYRVYYVKESLKGVARAYFEEAKWFKDERIPTVEEYLRSAIFSTGYPMLATVSLVGMGDIVTEETFQWLFNDPKIVIASTTLFRLMDDIVTTKFEKERGHVASSIDCYMKQHGVSEEEVIEVFNKQVVDYWKDINEEFLRPTAVPMPVLLRVLNLTKVVDLLYKGEDGYTRVGKVMKECVATHFIDPVPL, encoded by the exons ATGTCTTTCCAAGCAGCTATTGTGACACCAAATGCTAAGCCTGAAATTGTTCACAGGACGGCAAATTATCACCCTAGTATTTGGGGAGATCGTTTCATCAAATGCGATTCCGAAGACAAC ATAACTCGTGTCCTTAGGCAACAACAAGTTGAGGAGCTGAAAGCAGTAGTAAAGAGAGAAGTATTCAAAAATCAGGCAACTGATTTTTCACATCAACTGAAGTTAATCGATGCGATCCAGTGCCTTGGTGTGGCTTACCATTTCGAAACTGAAATAGAAGAAACCCTAGAGCATACT GAAGCTCGTGACAATACGCATGCTAAATATCATGACTATGATGGTGACCTATACAATGTTTCTCTTGGTTTTCGGCTACTCAGGCAGCATGGATACAATGTTTCATGTG ATATATTCAACAAGTTCAAGGATGCAAATGGTAGCTTCAACGAATGCTTAATCGATGATGTGCCGGGTATGCTAAGCTTGTATGAAGCAGCACATCTTAGGGTGCGGGGAGAAGAGATACTAGATGAGGCTGTTGTTTTCACCACCACTAACCTTGAGAAAGTAACAACTGGTGTAAGCTACCCACTGGCAGCGCAAGTAACTCAGGCCTTACATAGACCTCTCCGGAAAGATCTCGAGAGGGTTTGTGCTAGGCGTTACATGTCAATATACCAAAACGAAGCTTCACACAATGAAGCTTTGCTGAAACTTGCTAAGTTGGATTTCAATCTTGTTCAGTCTTTGCACAAAGAGGAGCTCAGTGAGATCACCAA GTGGTGGAAGGAGCTAGACTTTGCAAGGAAGCTGTCATTTGCAAGAGATAGGATGGTGGAGTTGTACTTCTGGATAGTGGGAGTTTACTTTGAACCCCACTACTCTTCTGCTCGAAAAATTCTTACAAAAGTGATTGCGCTGGTATCAGTAATGGATGATATCTACGATGCATTTGCTACCTTTGAAGAATTGGATATCTTTACTGCAGCTATGGAGAG GTGGGATATCAAATGCATGGATGACCTCCCAGACTATATGCAAATATTTTATAGTGCACTTTTGAATGTGGTCAGTGAAATTGAGGAAGAATTGGCAAAGGAAGGAAAATCATACCGAGTTTATTATGTTAAGGAATCA TTGAAAGGTGTGGCTCGAGCATACTTTGAAGAGGCCAAATGGTTCAAAGACGAGCGAATCCCAACCGTGGAGGAGTATTTACGTTCTGCAATATTTTCAACTGGTTATCCTATGCTTGCAACTGTATCCTTGGTTGGCATGGGGGATATTGTAACAGAGGAGACATTTCAATGGCTGTTCAATGATCCTAAAATCGTCATAGCTTCCACAACACTTTTTCGACTCATGGACGACATTGTCACCACCAAG TTTGAGAAAGAGCGAGGTCATGTTGCTTCGAGTATCGATTGCTACATGAAACAACATGGGGTCTCAGAGGAAGAGGTGATCGAGGTGTTTAACAAGCAGGTTGTGGATTACTGGAAGGATATAAACGAAGAGTTTCTAAGGCCAACTGCTGTTCCAATGCCTGTGCTTCTGCGTGTTCTTAACTTGACAAAAGTAGTTGATCTGCTTTACAAAGGAGAAGATGGCTACACTCGTGTTGGAAAAGTTATGAAAGAATGTGTTGCTACACATTTTATTGATCCTGTGCCACTATGA
- the LOC101312332 gene encoding protein DA1-like translates to MYEDQAIEDIKLALQQISLQEQYEKGQSHAIQEVAISARQPRLVCEVCTNTFTNSLDRLTHFPDGTPVCCDVIWNQTFCPKHLHDGTPICFGCMRLKTSDVTYINLGDGRETCLDCYSTAIFDIRQCEPLLVNKCHEFFHTLDIDLPDDVRVFLVDTIEMARLSGEQEPIFGLGLEADMDDMATITGVTSCSRKGNSIVVEQEMIEAREYRTGIAILFGLPKIMTQAILAHEMMHVWFRSKGVEPEKLERKLEEGMCQVIGWKWLDWLESEINSSSSTTTTSHEQTQFRRKLIETYKFVVEEHDSDEYGQGFREVESDVARFGLKTTINCMINSANIDIKN, encoded by the coding sequence ATGTATGAAGATCAAGCAATCGAGGATATAAAGCTTGCCCTTCAGCAAATTTCCCTTCAAGAACAATATGAAAAAGGGCAAAGTCATGCAATTCAGGAAGTTGCTATATCTGCAAGACAACCAAGGTTGGTTTGCGAAGTTTGTACTAATACTTTTACCAACAGCTTGGATCGTCTCACTCATTTCCCAGATGGAACTCCAGTTTGCTGTGACGTAATATGGAACCAAACATTTTGTCCCAAACATCTACATGATGGAACTCCAATATGCTTTGGCTGCATGAGGTTAAAGACGAGTGATGTAACATATATAAATCTCGGCGATGGTCGGGAAACATGTCTGGATTGTTATTCTACCGCAATCTTCGACATCCGGCAATGCGAACCTCTCTTGGTCAATAAATGTCACGAATTTTTCCATACACTCGACATTGACCTACCGGACGACGTTCGTGTTTTCTTGGTCGACACGATAGAGATGGCCAGACTTTCTGGCGAGCAAGAACCAATTTTCGGGTTGGGATTAGAGGCTGATATGGATGATATGGCCACCATCACTGGTGTTACAAGTTGTTCGAGGAAAGGGAATAGCATTGTAGTGGAGCAAGAGATGATAGAGGCAAGGGAGTATAGAACCGGCATAGCTATCTTGTTCGGTTTACCCAAGATTATGACACAGGCAATCTTGGCTCATGAGATGATGCATGTATGGTTTCGATCGAAAGGTGTCGAACCCGAGAAACTGGAAAGGAAACTGGAAGAAGGAATGTGTCAAGTAATAGGTTGGAAATGGTTGGATTGGCTGGAGAGTGAAATTAACTCATCATCATCAACAACTACTACTAGTCATGAGCAGACTCAGTTTCGGAGGAAGTTAATAGAAACATACAAGTTTGTGGTGGAAGAACATGACTCTGATGAATATGGCCAAGGATTTAGAGAGGTTGAATCGGATGTTGCAAGATTTGGCCTTAAAACTACAATTAACTGTATGATTAACTCAGCCAACATCGATATCAAAAACTGA
- the LOC101291505 gene encoding chitin-inducible gibberellin-responsive protein 1-like — translation MDSHQHFGFSATGAGLSFTSSHPTVPSIPNRLLGSLKFDIGNSPNSPFSTHFDSDTVTTLSDSQEQLSSTENLSGVSHSSNSPFETNSYIPRLSLSPSVDCRRDSLQLSSSRASLLQDACSPNIKHALQELESALMGPDEEEVTTTNIFGETSRRKGQRSLSWNQERQGAHVMQRQTSFVSGHRQSEKRHKVLDEASPQGFPADNLRKLLIACAEALSDNNMDGFEKLIEKARGAVSISGEPIQRLGAYMVEGLVARKEASGSNIYRALRCREPESDDLLSYMHILYEICPYLKFGYMAANGAIADACRNEDRIHIIDFQIAQGTQWVTLLQALAARPSGAPHVRITGIDDPVSKYARGDGLEAVGRRLKAISEKFNIPVEFHGVPVFAPDVTPDMLDVRPDEALAVNFPLQLHHTPDESVDVNNPRDGLLRIVKSLSPKVTTLVEQESNTNTTPFLNRFIETLDYYLAMFESIDVTLPRNSKDRINVEQHCLARDIVNVIACEGKERVERHELFGKWKSRLTMAGFRQYPLSSYVNSVIRSLLRCYSEHYKLEEKDGAMLLGWKDRNLVSASAWH, via the coding sequence ATGGACTCGCACCAGCATTTTGGTTTCAGCGCAACTGGTGCAGGCTTATCTTTTACCTCTTCTCATCCTACTGTCCCATCTATACCTAACAGGTTGCTTGGGTCCTTGAAATTTGATATTGGCAACTCCCCAAATTCACCTTTTTCAACTCACTTTGATTCTGATACTGTTACTACACTGAGCGACAGCCAAGAGCAACTCAGCTCCACAGAAAATCTCTCAGGAGTCAGCCATTCCTCTAACTCTCCATTTGAAACCAACAGTTATATTCCTCGGTTAAGCTTAAGCCCTTCTGTGGATTGTCGTCGAGACAGTCTGCAGCTCTCTTCCAGTAGGGCATCTTTGTTACAGGATGCTTGTAGCCCCAATATAAAACACGCTTTGCAGGAATTGGAGAGTGCTTTAATGGGGCCTGATGAAGAAGAGGTCACCACAACAAACATTTTTGGGGAAACTAGCAGAAGGAAAGGACAGAGATCCCTGTCATGGAATCAGGAGCGCCAGGGTGCACATGTGATGCAGCGCCAGACTTCCTTTGTTTCAGGGCATAGACAGTCAGAGAAACGTCACAAGGTGCTTGATGAAGCATCTCCACAGGGTTTTCCAGCTGATAATTTGCGAAAATTGCTGATTGCATGTGCTGAAGCACTCTCTGACAACAATATGGATGGTTTTGAAAAGTTAATTGAAAAGGCTAGAGGTGCTGTGTCTATCAGCGGAGAACCAATCCAGCGTCTTGGAGCTTACATGGTAGAAGGGCTTGTTGCAAGGAAGGAGGCTTCGGGCTCCAATATATACCGTGCCCTCAGGTGCAGGGAACCTGAAAGTGATGACTTGCTTTCATACATGCACATTCTGTATGAGATCTGCCCGTATTTGAAGTTCGGTTACATGGCAGCCAATGGGGCCATTGCTGACGCCTGCAGAAATGAGGACCGTATCCACATTATAGACTTCCAGATTGCTCAGGGTACTCAATGGGTGACTCTCCTTCAAGCTCTTGCAGCAAGACCCAGTGGGGCTCCCCATGTACGAATTACAGGTATCGATGACCCTGTTTCTAAATATGCTCGTGGTGACGGCTTGGAGGCAGTAGGGAGACGGTTAAAAGCTATCTCCGAGAAATTTAACATCCCAGTTGAATTTCACGGGGTTCCAGTTTTTGCACCTGATGTCACACCGGACATGCTTGATGTCAGGCCTGATGAGGCTCTGGCAGTGAACTTTCCCCTGCAGCTTCACCACACACCAGATGAAAGCGTTGATGTGAACAATCCGAGGGATGGGCTTCTGAGGATAGTCAAGTCATTGTCTCCAAAGGTGACTACTTTGGTTGAACAAGAATCAAACACAAATACAACCCCTTTCTTGAATCGGTTTATAGAGACACTAGACTACTACTTGGCAATGTTTGAGTCTATTGATGTGACCCTCCCAAGGAACAGCAAGGACAGGATCAATGTGGAGCAGCACTGTTTGGCTCGAGATATTGTGAATGTGATTGCCTGTGAAGGAAAGGAAAGGGTGGAACGTCACGAGCTCTTTGGAAAGTGGAAGTCCAGGTTGACAATGGCAGGATTTCGGCAATACCCATTAAGTTCATATGTCAACTCTGTCATAAGGAGTCTGCTGAGGTGTTACTCAGAGCATTATAAGCTGGAGGAGAAGGATGGTGCCATGCTGTTGGGATGGAAGGACAGGAACTTGGTATCAGCTTCTGCCTGGCACTGA